One segment of Anastrepha obliqua isolate idAnaObli1 chromosome 3, idAnaObli1_1.0, whole genome shotgun sequence DNA contains the following:
- the LOC129240480 gene encoding G-protein coupled receptor Mth2-like has protein sequence MNVIILVLCIVIWFWNAIVPCRCTLSEIPNCAFEDTVNLTSSKKFNNGSYLYEGVLVPPALTGHYDYVELYEGERQQVTKHIRGCVCHLKQCVKFCCHPRAEMYRTGDTSSIDCDSAPSKDFNYLPYVNITMPDSSQVLTNVLDEFLLQQGLPCNEGYMLVPHVNEKDKWKLFKNGTLLRTFDQTFLSRRDYCLYAYEVNGRYELHPLNCLTHHKEPPKLMANTIGMLISVPFLFATILVYWSLPELCNTHGKCFMCYLFSLAIGTTMIVAVNLRTSDYDNVTCEIIGYVAYFFFIAVFFWLNVICYDIWRKTSNVPNLMSQKMSYFYLFYGWGVPSLMATVTIALQHSNLPDELKSGIGKSHCWLKDDDWSAMIYFYGPGLLLIIFNIVIFYLTVRKIYSVRKDLQEFTSGEESAQHLRSQKPSAWLFFRLSIVMGVSWIWEIIGYLFGNRCNIILAIADIFNASQGLIIFLLFVVKKNVIVLIKTRILCYLRKKIQWLKMKLDKPDNSME, from the exons ATGAACGTCATCATTTTGGTTTTGTGCATCGTGATTTGGTTTTGGAACGCGATTGTTCCTTGCCGCTGCACTTTGTCGGAAATACCGAATTGTGCCTTTGAAGATACCGTTAACCTAACCTccagcaaaaaatttaacaacggCTCCTACCTCTATGAGGGCGTATTGGTGCCTCCTGCATTGACCGGCCACTACGATTATGTTGAGCTGTACGAAGGAGAGCGCCAACAGGTGACGAAACATATTCGGGGTTGTGTTTGTCATCTCAAGCAATGCGTCAAATTTTGCTGCCATCCAAGGGCGGAAATGTATCGCACTGGAGATACTTCTTCAATAGATTGCGATAGCGCGCCAAGTAAAGACTTCAATTACTtgccatatgtaaatattactaTGCCGGACAGCAGCCAAGTCTTGACGAATGTGCTGGATGAATTTTTGCTGCAGCAAGGGCTTCCATGCAATGAAGGGTATATGCTTGTGCCGCATGTAAACGAAAAGGACAAATGGAAATTGTTTAAG AATGGTACTCTATTACGCACGTTTGATCAGACGTTCCTTTCGAGACGGGATTATTGCCTTTATGCCTATGAGGTAAATGGTCGATATGAACTGCATCCACTGAACTGCTTGACTCATCACAAGGAGCCCCCAAAACTCATGGCAAACACTATCG GAATGCTGATTTCTGTCCCCTTCTTATTTGCAACAATTTTGGTTTACTGGAGTTTGCCGGAGCTGTGCAACACCCACGGCAAGTGCTTCATGTGCTACCTGTTCTCTTTGGCCATCGGCACGACAATGATAGTTGCGGTGAACCTGCGAACATCAGATTATGATAATGTTACCTGCGAGATCATAG GTTATGTCGCCTATTTCTTCTTCATTGCCGTTTTCTTCTGGCTCAACGTCATTTGCTACGATATTTGGCGCAAGACTTCTAACGTTCCTAATTTGATGTCACAAAAAATGTCTTACTTCTACTTATTCTACGGGTGGGGAGTGCCATCCCTTATGGCTACCGTGACCATTGCGTTGCAGCATTCCAATTTACCAGATGAACTGAAGTCGGGCATAGGAAAATCACATTGCTGGTTGAAAG ACGATGACTGGTCTGCCATGATTTACTTCTATGGACCCGGTTTATTGCTAATTATTTTCAACATTGTCATATTCTACCTGACTGTTAGAAAGATTTACAGCGTCCGGAAGGATCTGCAGGAGTTTACATCTGGTGAAGAGAGCGCCCAACATCTACGTTCGCAAAAACCTAG TGCGTGGCTATTCTTTCGTTTGTCCATCGTTATGGGTGTCAGCTGGATATGGGAAATCATCGGCTATCTTTTTGGAAATAGATGCAATATTATTTTGGCAATAGCAGATATTTTCAACGCATCGCAAGGACTAATTATATTCTTACTGTTTGTTGTGAAGAAGAATGTAATCGTTCTAATAAAAACCAG AATACTTTGCTATTTGCGTAAAAAAATCCAATGGCTGAAGATGAAGCTCGATAAACCGGATAACTCAATGGAATAA